A single window of Anomaloglossus baeobatrachus isolate aAnoBae1 chromosome 5, aAnoBae1.hap1, whole genome shotgun sequence DNA harbors:
- the REM1 gene encoding GTP-binding protein REM 1: MCAARAPLRRRASTPLPCAHQNRSQAAMMEVSAHSPSATETDGSGPSESQGSEGMCDGLFRVVLLGDPGVGKSSLVGIFRREQDRETAEQQPELYQCTMTVDGEDTSLLLMDICEIQKRTNGCDSALRMGHAYIIVYSVTDRSSFESASELRIQLRRTRQCENIPIILVGNKTDLVRSREVSVEEGRACAVVFDCKFIETSAVLQHNVQELFEGMVRQIRLRREGADPGESFRIRSHRKESLSKRARRFLDRIVTRNSKTVLRVHSRSCHDLSVL; this comes from the exons ATGTGTGCAGCTCGTGCCCCCCTGCGGAGGAGAGCCAGCACACCCCTACCCTGCGCACACCAGAACCGCTCACAGGCCGCCATGATGGAAGTCTCCGCTCATTCTCCGAGTGCCACAGAAACCGATGGAAGTGGCCCGTCAGAATCACAAGGCTCGGAGGGAATGTGTGACGGACTCTTCAGGGTCGTCCTGCTGGGAGATCCCGGTGTCGGAAAGTCGAGTCTGGTCGGTATATTCAGAAGAGAGCAAGACAGAGAAACAGCAGAACAACAACCAG AGCTGTACCAGTGCACAATGACCGTGGATGGAGAGGACACCAGTCTCCTCCTGATGGACATCTGTGAGATCCAG AAACGAACAAacggctgcgacagcgccctgcgaATGGGGCACGCGTACATCATCGTATACTCCGTCACCGACCGCTCCAGCTTCGAAAGTGCCTCGGAGCTACGGATCCAGCTCAGGCGTACGCGTCAGTGCGAAAATATTCCAATAATCCTGGTAGGGAACAAGACAGACCTCGTCCGCAGCCGGGAAGTGTCTGTGGAAG AGGGCCGAGCCTGTGCCGTGGTGTTCGACTGCAAATTCATCGAGACGTCGGCCGTCCTGCAGCACAACGTCCAAGAGTTATTTGAGGGGATGGTGCGGCAGATACGGCTACGGAGAGAAGGAGCCGACCCGGGCGAAAGCTTCCGCATACGAAGCCATCGCAAAGAGAGCCTGAGCAAGCGGGCGCGCAGGTTCCTGGACCGGATCGTCACCCGCAACAGCAAGACCGTCCTGAGAGTCCATTCACGGTCGTGTCATGACCTGTCTGTCCTGTGA